A genomic stretch from Trichoplusia ni isolate ovarian cell line Hi5 chromosome 13 unlocalized genomic scaffold, tn1 tig00001475_group12, whole genome shotgun sequence includes:
- the LOC113506370 gene encoding zinc transporter ZIP13 homolog translates to RMLQLGVEPERFDSLQGQPLDGRCLLREAREKALKASKEKTGKKDVAGYLNLMANSIDNFTHGLAVGGSFLVGFRVGVLTTFAILVHEIPHEVGDFAILLRSGFSRWEAAKAQLATAAAGLIGAMTAVIFSGARNSIGKYFLIF, encoded by the exons GAGAATGCTGCAACTCGGTGTCGAGCCAGAACGGTTCGACTCGCTGCAAGGGCAACCGCTGGATGGGCGCTGTCTGCTGCGCGAGGCCAGGGAGAAGGCGCTCAAGGCCAGCAAGGAGAAGACCGGCAAGAAGGAT GTGGCGGGCTACCTGAACCTGATGGCGAACTCCATCGACAACTTCACTCACGGGCTGGCGGTGGGCGGCTCCTTCCTCGTCGGGTTCCGCGTCGGCGTGCTCACCACCTTCGCTATACTCG TCCACGAGATCCCTCATGAAGTAGGAGACTTCGCTATCCTGCTGAGAAGTGGATTCTCTCGCTGGGAGGCGGCTAAAGCGCAACTG GCGACAGCCGCAGCTGGTCTGATCGGCGCCATGACAGCCGTTATATTCAGTGGAGCTAGGAACTCTATTGGTAAgtactttttgatattttga